One Alteromonas sp. KC3 DNA segment encodes these proteins:
- the lptF gene encoding LPS export ABC transporter permease LptF has protein sequence MLIFRYLLKETLKSQLAIFFILMAIFVTLRFVRVLGDASDGDIPAGLVLGFLGLYAPILSSLVLPISAYLGIMLAHGRLYVDSEMTVMRACGISEWYVTRVMLFLSVLIMVVTGAITLYFAPLAAENEYQLREKARSEAGISALMPGRFQQTGNEKAVIFVHDVDSNSDNQDQLLRVFLSQNQTEGNDGEVRVVYAQTGEVANNPDGTRNLVLKQGVQYEGNQSEKAYRKVEFDEYQIQIADKPADETRKKVSVLPTSELWEDDSIEARAELQWRIAIPLSIPFLVLIAVPLSAVDPRQGRFGKMFPAILLYLGYFLLLLASRRVLEDGKMPPQLGLWWVHTIMLIIGITLIARDRKTGTQFRAWILGKK, from the coding sequence ATGCTGATATTCCGCTATTTACTTAAGGAAACGCTGAAATCTCAGTTAGCGATTTTCTTCATCTTAATGGCAATTTTTGTCACCTTGAGGTTTGTGCGCGTTTTAGGCGACGCTTCTGACGGTGATATCCCTGCAGGCCTTGTTTTAGGCTTTTTAGGTTTATATGCCCCAATACTCTCATCACTCGTGTTACCCATCAGTGCGTACTTGGGCATTATGTTGGCCCATGGCCGATTGTATGTAGACAGTGAAATGACCGTCATGCGTGCCTGTGGTATCAGCGAATGGTACGTCACGCGGGTTATGTTGTTTTTATCTGTGCTGATAATGGTAGTCACGGGGGCTATTACGCTATATTTCGCACCACTGGCGGCGGAAAATGAATACCAATTACGCGAGAAAGCTCGCAGTGAGGCAGGAATTTCTGCGCTTATGCCTGGACGATTCCAGCAAACTGGCAATGAAAAAGCCGTTATTTTTGTTCACGACGTTGATAGCAATAGTGACAACCAAGACCAGTTACTTCGCGTATTCTTGTCGCAAAATCAGACCGAAGGTAATGATGGCGAAGTGCGGGTAGTGTATGCACAAACGGGCGAAGTGGCCAACAACCCAGACGGCACGCGAAACCTTGTACTTAAACAAGGTGTGCAGTATGAAGGCAATCAATCTGAAAAGGCTTATCGCAAAGTTGAGTTTGATGAATACCAAATTCAGATTGCAGATAAACCCGCTGATGAAACCCGTAAAAAAGTGAGCGTATTACCCACATCAGAACTATGGGAAGATGACAGTATTGAGGCACGTGCTGAGCTTCAATGGCGTATTGCCATTCCATTATCTATTCCATTTTTGGTCCTAATCGCGGTACCGCTGAGTGCGGTAGATCCTCGTCAGGGACGCTTTGGTAAAATGTTCCCCGCAATACTGTTGTATTTAGGGTATTTCTTGTTATTGCTTGCAAGTAGACGCGTACTCGAAGATGGCAAAATGCCACCTCAATTGGGGCTTTGGTGGGTGCACACAATCATGCTAATAATTGGTATTACCTTGATTGCTCGAGATAGAAAAACCGGCACGCAATTTCGTGCGTGGATATTGGGGAAAAAGTAA